In a genomic window of Methanosarcina horonobensis HB-1 = JCM 15518:
- the cofD gene encoding 2-phospho-L-lactate transferase, producing MIIFSGGTGTPKLLDGLKEILPPEELTVVVNTAEDLWVSGNLISPDLDTVLYLFSDQIDRKKWWGIEKDTFRTYERMQELGVEESMKLGDMDRATHIIRSNLIRGGASLTEATLKLASIFGIDAKILPMSDDPVSTYIETAEGVMHFQDFWIGKRGEPDVLGVDIRGVSEASISPKVLEALEKDGNVLIGPSNPITSIGPIISLPGMKEILQKKRVVAVSPIIGNAPVSGPAGKLMQACGLEVSSAGVAEYYQDFLDTFVFDERDQADEFAFERIGCRAARADTLMTSTEKSKELAEIVIGLFDTIVCP from the coding sequence ATGATTATATTTTCAGGCGGCACCGGAACTCCCAAACTCCTTGACGGGCTCAAGGAAATCCTCCCGCCGGAGGAACTGACCGTTGTTGTAAACACTGCCGAAGACCTGTGGGTTTCTGGGAACCTGATCTCTCCAGACCTTGATACAGTGCTCTATCTTTTCTCAGACCAGATTGATCGGAAAAAATGGTGGGGCATAGAAAAAGACACCTTCAGGACTTATGAACGCATGCAGGAACTCGGAGTCGAAGAGAGCATGAAGCTCGGGGATATGGACAGGGCAACTCATATTATCCGCTCGAACCTTATCAGGGGTGGAGCGTCTCTGACAGAGGCAACTTTAAAACTTGCTTCCATTTTCGGAATTGATGCAAAGATTTTGCCGATGTCTGATGATCCTGTTTCCACTTACATAGAAACCGCTGAGGGAGTAATGCATTTTCAAGACTTCTGGATAGGAAAACGTGGAGAACCCGATGTGCTGGGAGTCGATATAAGGGGAGTCTCTGAAGCTTCGATTTCTCCAAAAGTACTCGAAGCCCTTGAAAAGGATGGCAACGTCCTTATAGGTCCAAGCAACCCTATTACGAGCATAGGTCCTATTATTTCCCTTCCCGGAATGAAGGAAATATTGCAAAAGAAAAGGGTCGTAGCAGTTAGTCCGATTATTGGCAATGCCCCTGTCAGCGGGCCTGCCGGAAAGCTGATGCAAGCCTGCGGGCTTGAAGTCTCTTCTGCAGGAGTTGCGGAATATTATCAGGATTTCCTGGATACTTTTGTTTTCGATGAAAGAGATCAGGCAGATGAATTCGCGTTTGAAAGGATTGGATGCCGAGCTGCCCGTGCCGACACCCTCATGACCTCAACTGAAAAGAGCAAAGAATTGGCAGAGATAGTAATAGGACTTTTTGATACTATTGTCTGTCCTTAA
- a CDS encoding HD domain-containing protein → MKVVLDPVHGYIELDEIVQELLAIPQMQRLRRVRQLGFSNLVYPGANHTRFEHSLGTMHLASMLMKNLDSIDEDKKMEIRAASLLHDVGHGPFSHVTENVIYKYTRRRHDEIKEIVGKEEIKEVLKKYGISPGDIAKHVEGETSLGQILSSEIDVDRMDYLVRDAHYTGVAFGVVDYNRLINQMHFHEDRLVIDYGGLKAAESLLVSRFWMNTSVYYHHVTRISEAMCSKAVQHMIENGELDPFRLRQMDDIDLVAAMRNAKGYGGELARRLDTRKLYKRALYIGLEEAGKGVLKHRDKIERAEKEIAELAGVDQQCVLVDIPKTPEMLEMKAMIKTDRKLIPLNEASHFVSILQEAHMDNWRMGVYCPKEHCEAVEKAAKEYFNVKKVTKQFKLSDLEETKVQE, encoded by the coding sequence ATGAAAGTAGTCCTTGATCCCGTACATGGTTACATAGAACTGGATGAAATCGTCCAGGAACTTCTGGCTATCCCCCAGATGCAGCGACTCAGAAGAGTCAGGCAGCTTGGCTTTTCAAACCTTGTATACCCGGGAGCAAACCATACCCGTTTTGAACACTCTCTCGGAACCATGCACCTTGCCTCTATGCTGATGAAAAACCTCGACTCGATTGACGAGGATAAAAAAATGGAGATCAGAGCTGCTTCCCTTTTGCACGATGTAGGACACGGCCCTTTTTCCCACGTAACAGAGAATGTTATTTATAAATATACAAGGCGCAGGCATGACGAGATAAAGGAAATTGTAGGGAAAGAGGAAATAAAAGAAGTCCTTAAAAAGTACGGGATTTCCCCAGGAGACATTGCAAAACATGTCGAAGGCGAAACCTCTTTAGGACAGATCCTCAGCAGTGAAATAGATGTGGACAGGATGGACTACCTTGTCCGGGACGCTCATTATACAGGTGTTGCTTTTGGGGTTGTTGATTACAATCGCCTGATTAACCAGATGCATTTTCACGAAGACAGGCTTGTCATAGATTACGGGGGACTTAAAGCAGCCGAGTCTCTTCTGGTCTCCCGCTTCTGGATGAATACCTCGGTTTATTATCATCATGTGACCAGGATCTCGGAAGCTATGTGCTCAAAAGCCGTTCAGCATATGATCGAGAACGGAGAGCTTGATCCATTCAGGCTAAGACAGATGGACGATATAGACCTCGTAGCAGCCATGCGAAACGCGAAAGGGTATGGGGGAGAACTTGCCAGACGGCTCGATACACGAAAACTCTATAAACGGGCTCTTTATATAGGGCTTGAGGAAGCAGGAAAAGGTGTACTCAAGCATAGGGATAAAATCGAGAGAGCTGAGAAGGAGATTGCAGAACTTGCCGGGGTAGACCAGCAGTGCGTGCTTGTGGACATTCCAAAAACTCCTGAAATGCTTGAAATGAAAGCAATGATAAAGACAGACCGTAAACTGATCCCCCTTAATGAAGCTTCACATTTTGTGTCCATACTGCAGGAAGCTCACATGGATAACTGGAGAATGGGAGTTTACTGCCCAAAAGAACACTGTGAAGCTGTGGAAAAAGCTGCAAAGGAATACTTTAACGTAAAAAAAGTCACGAAACAGTTTAAGCTGAGCGATCTGGAAGAAACTAAAGTGCAGGAGTAA
- the lpdD gene encoding prenylated flavin chaperone LpdD, protein MFKITKKISRTEITLEVKKLGEDYLLTLTGGKEHVGAVAVGVFDEKSGRASSSVLTLPGHREEQLALDSARRVSRATGKTSVVVAGIHVDNISLEEIKEIVSTAEEMVGSFIASCEKSDMTARRSK, encoded by the coding sequence TTGTTTAAAATAACAAAAAAAATCAGCCGAACAGAAATCACGCTCGAAGTAAAGAAACTGGGGGAAGACTATCTGCTGACCCTTACCGGCGGAAAAGAGCATGTGGGTGCAGTTGCAGTGGGAGTGTTTGATGAAAAGAGCGGTAGAGCCAGTTCTTCCGTACTTACACTGCCAGGACATAGGGAAGAACAGCTTGCTCTTGACAGCGCAAGGAGGGTCAGCAGAGCAACAGGGAAAACATCGGTAGTTGTTGCCGGTATCCATGTGGATAACATCAGCCTGGAAGAGATAAAAGAAATAGTCTCAACTGCAGAGGAAATGGTTGGAAGCTTTATCGCATCCTGTGAAAAAAGTGATATGACCGCAAGGAGAAGCAAATAA
- a CDS encoding UbiX family flavin prenyltransferase, translating to MEITVGISGASGVQYGIRLLEVLAKKGIKTHLVLTEAAKQIIEIETDYLPIEVEKLATWNYSQKDFSAPIASGSYKTSGMVIAPCSMKTLGAVANGISDTLITRAADVCLKEERKLILMTRETPLNLIHLENMLKAKKAGASILPACPGFYSRPKTLEEIIDTMVGRALDLLGIENDIYQRWE from the coding sequence ATGGAAATAACTGTAGGTATCAGCGGGGCTTCAGGGGTTCAGTATGGAATCCGCCTGCTTGAAGTACTGGCAAAAAAAGGGATTAAAACCCATCTTGTACTGACAGAAGCTGCAAAACAGATAATCGAGATCGAAACCGATTACTTACCCATAGAAGTGGAAAAGCTGGCAACATGGAATTATTCTCAGAAAGACTTCTCAGCTCCCATAGCCAGCGGCTCTTACAAAACTTCAGGGATGGTTATTGCTCCATGCAGTATGAAAACCCTCGGGGCAGTTGCAAACGGGATATCCGATACCCTGATAACACGGGCCGCAGACGTTTGCCTCAAAGAAGAGAGAAAACTGATCCTCATGACAAGAGAAACTCCCCTGAACCTTATCCACCTCGAGAACATGCTCAAAGCCAAAAAAGCAGGAGCAAGCATTCTTCCGGCATGTCCGGGCTTCTACTCCAGACCGAAAACCCTGGAAGAGATCATAGATACCATGGTTGGCAGGGCACTTGATCTTTTAGGAATCGAAAATGACATTTATCAGCGCTGGGAGTGA
- a CDS encoding ATP-binding protein: MKYEDADIFAFIPNKMKQTSAPENATISEKDAGSGKTTASKESPDNETKGRKKDSFNETSDPDTQPVFEEFPAPSPETLIENDPQNFSDTGSKIFAESLSGPSGLSGAVPEPVSSFFPDDLSIADFSEKEELPFETFEKYDPGVSIATLSPVEAFGIVTTGIEPLEITPSGATITGYISSAHRSEIRLGTYVVVPYEDEEKLFARVGKLQYRQEFAVDDATEIHSRRMLNARASPINEADYKFLACLDPLCILYRKRAESELTRRMADRIPRPNTPILPVTDRLEVQTGLNIPEEGVFLGHLSVGGELLKTHSEPETVAYYLRNDYSMGDPLIFRHMLICGSTGTGKTFLSKNILRQFMTDGNRYRLRSSPDKAKKNPCLVIMDPQDEYSQIFEDNDTLTDDDKFRFDSENVTYGRVQSTKAFVAKIDGQKYPGDKSRAEQIEFTIPFSLVEHNSWLIAAAGMSELQYIGLEVLLVDFFKLSVPHTYQNFISHIENEGTRSYYVDSNRIHESSYDGIVRRVNSKFFSKVFDRDATPITDVLDKIFKPGQISVFPTEYISSPRIRDLIVLTIMSLIVDNKLNTTGIDAIKETPIILALDEAHRYLSKANGEHARLIISRFADAARQGRKEALGLFLITQDPQDIDDTVIKQVNTKLILNLNNDAAISSLKVPKEYERRIPYLKKGQMIIHSPDNSDIVEILGLSNCVVRHR; the protein is encoded by the coding sequence ATGAAATATGAAGACGCCGATATTTTTGCTTTTATTCCCAATAAAATGAAACAGACTTCTGCTCCTGAAAATGCCACTATTTCCGAAAAAGACGCGGGTTCAGGTAAAACCACAGCATCAAAGGAAAGTCCAGATAATGAGACAAAGGGCCGGAAAAAGGACTCATTTAACGAAACCTCTGATCCAGATACACAGCCAGTTTTTGAAGAGTTTCCTGCTCCTTCACCTGAAACACTCATAGAAAATGATCCACAGAATTTTTCAGATACTGGTTCAAAAATTTTCGCGGAAAGTCTTTCCGGTCCTTCTGGCCTTTCTGGAGCTGTTCCTGAGCCGGTTTCTTCTTTTTTCCCTGATGATTTATCGATTGCTGATTTTTCCGAAAAAGAAGAACTTCCGTTTGAAACTTTTGAAAAGTACGATCCTGGAGTCTCCATAGCTACTCTCTCTCCGGTTGAGGCTTTCGGGATTGTTACAACCGGTATAGAACCCCTGGAAATAACTCCTTCGGGAGCTACGATTACAGGATACATTTCTTCTGCCCACAGGAGTGAAATCAGGCTCGGAACATATGTTGTCGTGCCTTATGAGGATGAAGAAAAGCTCTTTGCAAGGGTAGGCAAACTCCAGTACAGGCAGGAATTTGCAGTGGACGATGCAACCGAAATCCACTCAAGGCGCATGCTGAATGCCCGGGCAAGCCCTATAAACGAAGCCGACTACAAGTTCCTTGCCTGCCTTGATCCTCTCTGTATCCTTTACAGAAAAAGAGCAGAAAGTGAACTCACGCGCAGGATGGCAGACAGAATTCCCCGTCCTAATACGCCCATACTGCCTGTTACGGACAGGCTTGAAGTCCAGACCGGGCTGAACATTCCGGAAGAAGGAGTTTTTCTTGGGCACCTCAGTGTTGGAGGGGAACTTTTAAAGACCCACTCCGAGCCCGAAACAGTTGCTTATTACCTCAGAAATGATTATTCGATGGGCGACCCCCTTATTTTCAGGCATATGCTTATCTGCGGGAGCACGGGAACAGGAAAGACCTTCCTTTCAAAAAATATCCTGCGCCAGTTCATGACTGATGGTAACCGGTACAGACTTCGCAGCTCTCCTGATAAAGCGAAGAAAAATCCTTGCCTGGTAATTATGGACCCTCAGGACGAGTATTCCCAGATTTTCGAAGATAATGATACCTTGACAGATGACGACAAATTCAGGTTTGATTCAGAAAACGTTACTTACGGCAGGGTTCAGTCAACAAAGGCTTTTGTGGCAAAAATCGATGGGCAGAAATATCCAGGAGACAAGTCAAGGGCAGAGCAGATAGAATTTACTATTCCTTTTTCCCTTGTGGAACATAACTCCTGGCTGATTGCAGCAGCAGGGATGTCCGAGCTTCAATATATAGGGCTTGAAGTGCTCCTCGTGGACTTCTTCAAATTAAGTGTGCCTCATACCTACCAGAACTTTATCAGCCACATTGAAAACGAGGGTACGCGTTCTTACTACGTTGACAGCAATAGAATCCATGAGTCCTCTTACGACGGTATCGTGCGGAGAGTAAACAGCAAATTTTTCTCAAAGGTCTTTGACCGGGATGCAACCCCGATTACTGATGTTCTTGACAAAATTTTCAAGCCGGGACAGATTTCTGTTTTCCCGACAGAGTACATAAGTTCTCCAAGAATCAGAGACCTCATAGTGCTCACAATCATGAGCCTTATTGTTGACAACAAGCTCAATACCACAGGGATTGATGCCATCAAAGAAACCCCGATTATCCTGGCACTGGATGAGGCTCACCGCTATCTTTCAAAGGCAAACGGGGAGCATGCCCGCCTTATTATCTCTCGCTTCGCAGACGCGGCCCGCCAGGGCAGAAAAGAAGCGCTCGGGCTCTTTTTAATCACTCAGGATCCTCAGGATATCGATGACACTGTCATCAAGCAGGTCAACACAAAACTGATTCTCAACCTCAACAATGATGCTGCAATCTCATCTTTAAAAGTCCCCAAAGAATACGAGCGCAGAATTCCCTATCTTAAAAAAGGGCAGATGATAATCCACAGCCCTGATAACAGTGATATCGTAGAAATCCTTGGGCTTTCAAACTGCGTTGTAAGGCACCGCTAA
- a CDS encoding DNA double-strand break repair nuclease NurA, giving the protein MTLEPVHMHKISELAERIDRSFELDDPKTAADIYKLLEELKIDGKVILKAVDRLFRGMVRTELMAQGEDPYPVTYACDSGSTNPRTYDSGLFVDFCHCGLAATPTDLDVQRCRTIVCAAYSSSQKIAMRATSGWETFDEGLGRAKLVTIAPDELKRKAPDMVHSFAMYLAESEHLLFMKDRIEPESFFIMDGPIYPKQLMYWMVLDDDEVRIRQNPDARKILQNYIDVMDHFLEKKSPVVGFVKNPTDVQIMDSVRKKKEGFDLPWLLDAQFFRNLLSPDKAGRTSENGHNGWNSKNNGNNGNNGKLNGPRSAYITYTNWFLQPNRFYERMLNGTSPLAAGDMIQQKLRHRFSPEDYALCFFMLYVPSKDVVFKVEAPYGLIKDDFLRMQITKKVLFDLSLHGFPLTLTKADHLAKIRKVERQEIDKFFENMSPDITYNDTRWGKLNEI; this is encoded by the coding sequence ATGACACTTGAGCCCGTGCATATGCATAAGATCTCGGAGCTTGCAGAAAGAATTGACCGATCATTTGAGCTTGATGACCCGAAAACGGCAGCGGATATTTATAAGCTGCTTGAAGAATTGAAGATTGACGGGAAGGTAATTCTTAAGGCTGTAGACAGGCTCTTTCGTGGCATGGTCAGAACCGAGCTGATGGCTCAGGGCGAGGACCCTTATCCGGTTACCTATGCCTGCGACAGTGGGAGCACGAACCCCAGGACTTATGACAGCGGGCTTTTTGTAGACTTCTGCCACTGCGGGCTGGCTGCAACACCTACTGATCTTGATGTCCAGAGGTGCAGGACAATTGTCTGTGCTGCTTATTCCTCTTCGCAGAAAATAGCAATGCGGGCGACATCAGGCTGGGAAACCTTTGATGAAGGACTGGGAAGGGCAAAGCTGGTCACAATTGCTCCGGATGAGCTGAAAAGAAAGGCTCCTGACATGGTACATAGTTTTGCCATGTACCTTGCAGAATCCGAGCACCTGCTTTTTATGAAGGACAGGATAGAGCCTGAGAGCTTTTTCATAATGGACGGGCCTATTTATCCGAAACAGCTCATGTACTGGATGGTACTGGACGACGACGAGGTAAGGATTCGGCAAAATCCTGATGCCCGAAAAATCCTCCAGAACTATATTGATGTTATGGATCATTTTCTGGAAAAAAAGAGTCCTGTAGTAGGGTTTGTAAAAAATCCTACTGATGTACAGATTATGGACAGTGTCCGGAAGAAAAAAGAAGGTTTTGATCTTCCATGGCTGCTTGATGCCCAGTTTTTCCGAAACCTTCTCTCGCCGGATAAAGCCGGCAGGACTTCCGAAAACGGGCATAACGGGTGGAACTCAAAAAATAACGGGAATAACGGGAACAATGGCAAGCTTAATGGCCCCAGAAGCGCTTACATCACTTACACTAACTGGTTTTTACAGCCTAATAGGTTTTATGAAAGGATGCTTAACGGAACTTCCCCTCTTGCAGCCGGGGACATGATTCAGCAAAAGCTCAGGCACAGGTTCTCACCTGAAGATTATGCACTCTGCTTTTTCATGCTTTATGTGCCTTCAAAGGATGTGGTTTTTAAGGTTGAAGCCCCTTACGGGCTTATTAAAGATGATTTCCTGCGCATGCAAATTACTAAAAAAGTTCTCTTTGACCTTTCTCTGCACGGTTTTCCCCTTACCCTCACAAAGGCAGACCACCTAGCAAAAATCAGGAAAGTGGAGAGGCAGGAGATCGATAAATTCTTTGAAAATATGAGTCCTGATATAACTTATAATGACACCCGGTGGGGTAAGCTCAATGAAATATGA